A single Sutterella megalosphaeroides DNA region contains:
- the lgt gene encoding prolipoprotein diacylglyceryl transferase, which produces MLIHPQFDPVALQLGPVAVRWYGLMYLAGFVAFWLLGRLRAKDAWRGVTADDVENLLFYGIFGVILGGRLGYCLFYQPAYYVEHPLAIFEIWQGGMSAHGGLIGVLVVMALYAYRHGIGFWKLADFVAPLVPLGLMAGRIGNFINGELWGREAPAALPWAMVFPQAGDGLPRHPSQLYEAALEGLVLFLLLWFVSRRPKPAGFVAGLFGVGYGVARFFVEYFREPDAFLGLRAFDLSQGQWLTIPLILAGLFVMARSLRGAKSH; this is translated from the coding sequence ATGCTGATTCATCCCCAATTCGATCCCGTGGCGCTCCAGCTTGGCCCCGTGGCCGTCCGCTGGTACGGACTCATGTACCTGGCGGGTTTTGTCGCCTTCTGGTTGCTCGGTCGCCTGCGGGCGAAAGACGCGTGGCGCGGCGTCACCGCCGACGACGTGGAAAATCTCCTTTTTTACGGAATCTTCGGCGTGATCCTGGGCGGACGCCTCGGGTACTGCCTCTTTTATCAGCCCGCCTACTATGTGGAGCACCCGCTCGCGATTTTTGAAATCTGGCAGGGCGGCATGAGCGCGCACGGCGGCTTGATCGGCGTCCTCGTCGTCATGGCCCTCTACGCGTATCGTCACGGCATCGGCTTTTGGAAGCTCGCCGACTTTGTCGCGCCGCTCGTTCCCCTCGGCTTGATGGCGGGACGTATCGGGAACTTCATCAACGGAGAGCTCTGGGGGCGCGAAGCGCCCGCCGCGCTTCCCTGGGCCATGGTCTTTCCGCAGGCGGGAGACGGCCTTCCCCGTCATCCGTCGCAGCTCTACGAAGCGGCGCTTGAGGGGCTGGTGCTCTTTCTTTTGCTCTGGTTCGTCTCCCGTCGACCGAAACCCGCCGGGTTCGTAGCCGGCCTTTTCGGCGTCGGTTACGGGGTGGCGCGCTTTTTCGTCGAATACTTCCGCGAACCCGACGCTTTCCTCGGCCTTCGGGCGTTCGATCTCTCGCAAGGTCAGTGGCTGACGATCCCGCTCATCCTCGCGGGGCTTTTCGTCATGGCCCGGAGTCTTCGCGGCGCAAAGTCGCACTGA
- a CDS encoding EVE domain-containing protein, which produces MTVSLTDAARELQHSARRFWLMKTEPGECSIDDALTAPDRKVSWFGIRNYQARNFIRDDMSEGDGVLFYHSSCAEPGIVGLARIASKAYPDELQFDPASEYFDPKSTVEKPRWLTIDVEGLVKCAALSIGAMREHPELAGMRVLQKGNRLSITPVTPEEFAFITTLLR; this is translated from the coding sequence ATGACCGTCTCGCTCACCGACGCCGCCCGCGAACTGCAGCACTCCGCCCGCCGCTTCTGGCTCATGAAGACCGAACCCGGCGAATGCTCGATCGACGACGCGCTCACCGCCCCCGACCGCAAGGTGTCCTGGTTCGGCATCCGAAACTACCAGGCACGCAACTTCATTCGCGACGACATGAGCGAAGGCGACGGTGTGCTCTTTTACCATTCGAGCTGCGCCGAACCCGGCATCGTCGGTCTGGCGCGCATCGCCTCGAAAGCCTATCCCGACGAACTGCAGTTCGATCCCGCGAGCGAATACTTCGACCCGAAGAGCACCGTCGAGAAGCCCCGTTGGCTTACGATCGACGTCGAAGGGCTCGTCAAGTGCGCGGCCCTCTCGATCGGCGCCATGCGCGAACATCCGGAGCTCGCCGGCATGCGCGTCCTCCAGAAAGGGAATCGCCTGTCGATCACGCCCGTGACACCCGAAGAATTTGCTTTCATCACGACGCTCCTTCGCTGA
- a CDS encoding sulfite exporter TauE/SafE family protein has product MDLTIIIELALLGACTGFLAGLLGIGGGMVLTPFFTMLLGTAGVPQEHVVHAAIATSMGTILFTSLSSVRAHASRGAVLWNVVAAVAPGILCGAVIGAQISGALSTFWVALIFAAFVYFSATKMFLGGKPAPTRHLPGAPGMFGAGSVIGVISSLVGAGGGFISVPFMTYCNVKMHNAIGTSAALGFPIAFAGTIGYIWSGWGIETLPQWPMMLGFIHLPALFSVAVMSVLTAPLGAKVAHSIDTKPLKRIFATLLYVLATYMLWKAISAF; this is encoded by the coding sequence ATGGATCTCACCATCATCATCGAGCTTGCTCTCCTCGGAGCATGCACGGGCTTTTTGGCCGGCCTGCTCGGCATCGGCGGCGGCATGGTACTGACGCCCTTTTTCACGATGCTTCTCGGTACGGCGGGCGTCCCTCAGGAGCACGTCGTTCACGCGGCGATCGCCACGTCCATGGGCACCATCCTCTTTACGTCGCTCTCCTCCGTGCGGGCGCACGCTTCCCGCGGTGCGGTTCTCTGGAACGTCGTCGCCGCGGTGGCGCCCGGGATTCTCTGCGGCGCCGTGATCGGTGCCCAAATTTCGGGGGCCCTCTCCACCTTCTGGGTGGCGCTCATCTTCGCCGCCTTCGTGTATTTTTCGGCCACGAAGATGTTCTTGGGCGGCAAGCCCGCACCGACCCGCCATCTTCCGGGCGCGCCGGGGATGTTCGGAGCAGGCTCCGTCATCGGCGTCATCTCGTCGCTCGTCGGCGCGGGCGGGGGCTTCATCTCCGTTCCCTTCATGACCTACTGCAACGTCAAGATGCACAACGCCATCGGCACCTCGGCGGCTCTGGGCTTTCCCATTGCCTTTGCGGGTACGATCGGCTACATCTGGAGCGGCTGGGGCATTGAAACGCTGCCGCAGTGGCCGATGATGCTCGGCTTCATTCACCTCCCCGCGCTCTTTTCCGTGGCGGTGATGAGCGTCCTGACGGCGCCCCTCGGCGCCAAGGTGGCTCACTCGATCGACACGAAGCCCCTGAAGCGCATCTTCGCGACGCTTCTCTACGTGCTCGCAACCTACATGCTCTGGAAGGCGATCAGCGCCTTCTGA